Proteins encoded together in one Marispirochaeta sp. window:
- a CDS encoding RsmE family RNA methyltransferase, translating to MNLLLCEPEELSPDGRAEISGQRAEHLRKILKLNPGDSVTAGVIGRGTGRAEIEELGPGYARLKLTISNPPESLYPLSLAVGMVRPIQTRRILKTAAAFGIQEVLFVPTALGENSYREAKIWGEYRNFLVEGASQGGICSLPEVIRYGSLEEFLEGTSHRDGRILFDLADVPAAPSGKSEEAVILIGSERGWTEKERRRILDAGFELRGLGRRILTTETACTAATALTLRELDLF from the coding sequence ATGAATCTGCTGCTTTGTGAACCCGAAGAGCTGAGTCCTGACGGCAGAGCCGAAATCAGCGGCCAGCGGGCGGAGCACCTGAGAAAAATACTTAAACTCAATCCGGGAGATTCCGTTACCGCAGGTGTTATTGGCCGGGGAACCGGTCGGGCTGAAATAGAAGAACTCGGGCCGGGGTATGCCCGTCTAAAGCTGACGATTTCCAATCCGCCGGAATCTCTCTACCCATTAAGCCTTGCCGTCGGTATGGTCCGTCCCATTCAGACCAGGCGCATCCTTAAAACCGCCGCCGCTTTCGGCATTCAGGAGGTTCTCTTTGTGCCCACCGCCCTTGGGGAAAACTCCTACCGGGAAGCGAAGATCTGGGGTGAATACCGTAACTTCCTGGTGGAAGGGGCATCCCAGGGAGGGATCTGCTCCCTGCCGGAGGTCATCCGCTATGGCTCCCTGGAGGAGTTTCTGGAAGGGACGTCCCACCGCGACGGGCGTATTCTCTTTGATCTTGCGGACGTACCTGCCGCCCCCTCCGGGAAAAGTGAGGAAGCGGTAATATTGATCGGTTCGGAACGGGGATGGACGGAGAAGGAACGCCGCAGGATACTGGATGCGGGCTTTGAGCTCCGTGGTCTCGGCAGGCGTATCCTGACCACCGAGACCGCCTGCACCGCCGCGACGGCCCTTACGCTGCGGGAGCTGGACCTTTTTTGA
- a CDS encoding DEAD/DEAH box helicase yields MVAACLDIAERQRREEKFGREFGDGSGTEEGIPQEYLTPEEIRDLALESRRDRAKKEEFSLIRGETIKGFHRVRTSRGKDYTVTVYNLAEERGHCSCPDFASNHLDTCKHLIFACNQLQQEEEDPDLLLQKEPFPFVHFTWNSRLHRPVVYYEGLKNEEVRERVETLFNEKGVYTRESLKGLYELYSRYDGEDEPLCFDSYLLERMEDYLWQKESAKLAKGHTIDLSFLKTCLYPYQEEGVRFGVFKKAAIIADEMGLGKTLQAISIALLKKEIFGFQKILVVCPSSVKSQWQKEIEKFTDASAVVISGRKDMRRQIYKENPALFKITNYEALLRDISTVSRWCPDFVILDEAQRIKNFETKTHHALQQLPRNHSLVITGTPLENKLEDLYSIIQFSDPTLLTPLWAFAARHFNLSTTRKNRVLGYRNLDAVHEKIAPLLLRRRKADVLENLPEKIENNYYLDLSPEQEEMHQGYLSGLFSIMNKKVLTPMDIKRMQQILLAMRMICDSTYLVDKETNISPKLVELVSILKDLVLENRRKVIIFSEWTTMIYLIGKVLSELGINFVEFTGKVPVKKRQSLIDEFRTNPDCMVFLSTDAGGVGLNLQNTDCLINFELPWNPAKLNQRIGRIHRIGQKSSSINVINLISRNSIEEKVYAGINLKQELFDAALEGTAIEVDLSRERKNRFVNQVRTLFQGDETAQDEADAALIRNDERPEGEREKPELDEKTPHFLNPEIFREPERVVDISAEETLGEEARVEEEGAARNGREGDKQSEGPAQIRPEQMEAVLNQGMSFLNSLAMMATGRPITGDDTNKAVEIDRETGEVVMRFKLPGF; encoded by the coding sequence GTGGTAGCTGCCTGTCTCGATATCGCCGAACGGCAGAGGAGGGAAGAGAAGTTCGGAAGGGAGTTTGGAGATGGGTCAGGTACAGAGGAAGGGATCCCTCAAGAGTACCTGACCCCGGAAGAAATCAGGGATCTGGCTCTGGAGAGCCGCAGGGATCGGGCGAAGAAGGAGGAGTTCAGCCTTATCCGTGGAGAGACTATCAAGGGCTTCCATCGAGTCAGAACCAGCCGGGGGAAGGATTATACCGTTACGGTCTACAACCTCGCCGAGGAGAGGGGCCACTGCTCCTGCCCTGATTTTGCGAGCAACCATCTGGATACCTGCAAACATCTTATCTTCGCCTGTAATCAATTACAACAGGAGGAAGAGGATCCTGATCTGCTCTTGCAGAAGGAGCCTTTCCCCTTCGTTCATTTCACATGGAACTCCCGGCTGCATCGGCCGGTGGTCTACTACGAAGGATTGAAAAACGAAGAAGTTCGGGAAAGGGTGGAAACGCTGTTTAACGAAAAAGGGGTTTACACCCGGGAAAGTTTGAAGGGTTTGTATGAACTCTACTCCCGCTATGACGGGGAAGATGAACCTCTTTGTTTCGACAGCTATCTTCTCGAACGGATGGAAGATTACCTGTGGCAGAAGGAGAGTGCAAAACTGGCGAAAGGGCACACTATCGATCTCTCCTTTCTCAAGACCTGTCTCTACCCCTACCAGGAGGAGGGGGTTCGCTTCGGGGTTTTTAAAAAAGCTGCGATCATCGCCGATGAAATGGGACTGGGGAAAACCCTGCAGGCGATCAGCATTGCCCTATTAAAGAAGGAGATTTTTGGCTTTCAAAAGATCCTGGTGGTCTGCCCTTCATCGGTGAAGAGCCAGTGGCAGAAGGAGATTGAAAAGTTCACCGATGCGTCCGCCGTGGTTATCTCCGGGAGGAAGGATATGAGGCGGCAGATCTATAAAGAGAATCCCGCCCTCTTCAAGATCACCAACTACGAGGCTCTTTTAAGAGATATCTCCACTGTGAGCCGGTGGTGTCCGGATTTTGTCATCCTCGACGAAGCGCAGCGGATCAAGAATTTCGAAACGAAAACCCACCATGCTCTGCAGCAGCTTCCCAGAAATCACTCTCTGGTTATTACCGGAACGCCTTTAGAGAATAAGCTGGAAGACCTCTACAGCATCATACAATTTTCCGACCCCACCCTGCTCACACCGCTCTGGGCTTTCGCCGCCCGGCACTTCAATCTGAGCACGACCCGGAAAAACCGGGTTCTGGGCTACCGAAACCTGGATGCGGTCCATGAAAAGATAGCTCCCCTCCTGCTTCGCCGCAGGAAAGCGGATGTACTGGAGAACCTTCCGGAAAAGATCGAGAACAACTACTACCTGGACCTCTCGCCGGAACAGGAGGAGATGCATCAAGGCTACCTATCCGGCCTCTTTAGTATCATGAATAAGAAAGTGCTCACCCCCATGGATATAAAGCGGATGCAGCAGATTCTTCTGGCTATGCGGATGATCTGCGATTCCACCTACCTGGTTGATAAAGAGACCAACATCTCCCCGAAACTGGTTGAACTGGTATCCATTTTGAAGGACCTGGTCCTGGAAAACCGCCGCAAAGTGATCATCTTTTCAGAATGGACCACCATGATCTACCTCATCGGCAAGGTGCTCTCCGAACTGGGCATCAATTTTGTGGAATTCACCGGAAAGGTGCCGGTGAAAAAACGGCAGTCCTTGATCGACGAGTTCCGGACCAATCCGGACTGCATGGTTTTCCTCTCCACTGATGCGGGAGGTGTGGGCTTGAACCTGCAGAACACCGATTGCCTGATAAACTTCGAGCTTCCCTGGAATCCGGCCAAACTGAACCAGAGGATCGGTCGAATTCATCGGATTGGTCAGAAAAGCAGCTCTATCAACGTTATCAATCTGATCAGCAGAAACTCTATTGAAGAGAAGGTGTATGCCGGCATCAATCTCAAGCAGGAGCTCTTTGATGCAGCCCTTGAAGGGACCGCCATCGAGGTGGATCTGAGCCGAGAGCGGAAGAACCGCTTCGTCAACCAGGTGCGGACCCTTTTTCAGGGAGATGAGACAGCGCAGGATGAAGCTGATGCAGCGTTGATAAGGAATGATGAACGCCCCGAGGGGGAACGGGAAAAGCCGGAACTGGACGAGAAAACTCCCCATTTCCTGAATCCGGAAATTTTCCGGGAACCCGAACGGGTGGTGGATATCAGCGCTGAAGAGACCCTCGGGGAGGAAGCCCGCGTCGAGGAGGAGGGGGCTGCGAGAAACGGAAGGGAGGGCGATAAGCAAAGCGAAGGACCCGCCCAAATACGGCCGGAACAGATGGAGGCGGTGCTGAACCAGGGCATGAGTTTTCTCAACAGCCTCGCCATGATGGCTACAGGACGTCCGATCACCGGAGATGATACAAATAAAGCCGTAGAAATAGACCGGGAGACGGGAGAGGTTGTGATGCGGTTTAAGCTACCGGGGTTTTGA
- the feoB gene encoding Fe(2+) transporter permease subunit FeoB: MKYTVALVGNPNSGKTTLFNALTGSSQRIGNWPGVTVDLVEGVRREGGDTFRIVDLPGIYGLSAKTEDEQVARNFLLTGEYDLAVNILDSTNLERNLYLTTQLMEMGVPCLLVLNMHDLAGEQGIHVDVKHLSTHLRYPALEVSATEPEAVAAVIQAVRGALDNPPEVPPKLVRYPNEIEDLLVTIIDRIKKADPEHPRPRWTAVKLLEEDETVTPEVLRAGWFSRDELEGDIRRVSDILRDSPDVVVANSRYGLIRGVVREVVTKIINRESMTERIDKVVMNPILGVPLFAVAMYLVFWLSISLGGAFIDFFDILSGTLFVDGFGMLLQSVGAPDFLVALLADGIGAGIQTVATFVPVIFFLFLMLSLLEDSGYMSRAAFIMDRFMRWIGLPGKAFVPMLVGFGCTVPAILATRTLDSRKDRIMTIFMSPLMSCGARLPVYALFAAAFFGEQAGLIVFSLYLIGIILAVLTGLIFRTTAFRGEASHLIMELPTYHAPRLRHIMLHTWLRLKDFIFRAGKVIILAVLVLGFLSSFGVDGSIGNQDSEKSVMALLGKKLTPVFGPMGVERDNWPAAVGLFTGVFAKESIVGTLNGLYSQLDAAPANDDGQDSEDGFFLLAGIRNALLSIPAGTAGALGFGDDEEEDPRSFHLLQRRFTAAQAYAYLLFVLVYFPCLAVVATVIREIGSLYTLLFVTYHTLMAWIVATLFYQVAEGHQLAWMLVPLLFFGGLYLILCLMGLKKGQAPAA; the protein is encoded by the coding sequence ATGAAATATACAGTAGCGCTGGTTGGTAACCCGAACAGCGGCAAAACGACTCTTTTTAACGCTCTTACCGGCAGTTCTCAACGGATTGGAAACTGGCCCGGTGTTACGGTAGACTTGGTAGAAGGTGTCCGCAGGGAAGGCGGCGACACTTTTCGCATAGTGGATCTGCCAGGGATTTACGGTCTTTCGGCAAAAACCGAAGACGAACAGGTTGCAAGGAATTTTCTACTTACCGGAGAGTATGACCTGGCTGTTAATATCCTGGATTCCACCAACCTTGAACGGAACCTCTATCTTACGACTCAGCTGATGGAGATGGGCGTGCCCTGCCTGCTGGTTCTGAATATGCATGATTTAGCCGGCGAGCAGGGAATACATGTGGATGTAAAGCATCTGAGCACCCATCTGCGGTATCCGGCCCTGGAGGTTTCCGCCACAGAACCGGAGGCCGTGGCTGCTGTTATTCAGGCTGTGCGGGGGGCCCTGGATAATCCTCCGGAGGTTCCGCCGAAGCTCGTACGGTATCCTAACGAGATCGAGGACCTGCTGGTCACGATAATCGACCGGATTAAAAAGGCGGATCCGGAGCACCCGCGACCCCGCTGGACCGCGGTAAAGCTGCTGGAAGAGGACGAGACGGTTACCCCTGAAGTATTACGGGCGGGCTGGTTTTCCCGGGATGAGCTGGAGGGGGACATCCGGCGGGTCTCGGATATCCTGAGGGACAGTCCCGACGTGGTTGTTGCCAACTCCCGCTATGGACTGATCCGGGGAGTCGTGCGCGAGGTTGTGACAAAAATCATAAACCGGGAAAGCATGACAGAACGGATCGACAAGGTGGTTATGAATCCGATCCTTGGGGTCCCCCTTTTCGCTGTTGCCATGTACCTTGTCTTCTGGCTCTCCATTTCCCTGGGCGGGGCCTTTATCGATTTCTTTGACATTCTCAGCGGCACACTCTTTGTCGACGGTTTTGGAATGCTGCTGCAGTCTGTGGGAGCTCCGGATTTTCTGGTCGCCTTGCTGGCAGATGGAATCGGTGCGGGGATACAGACGGTTGCCACCTTTGTTCCGGTAATCTTTTTCCTCTTCTTAATGCTCTCCCTGCTTGAAGACTCGGGCTACATGTCCCGGGCTGCCTTTATTATGGACCGCTTTATGCGCTGGATCGGTCTTCCGGGAAAGGCCTTTGTGCCCATGCTGGTGGGCTTTGGCTGTACGGTACCGGCGATTCTTGCCACCCGTACCCTGGATTCCAGAAAAGACCGCATTATGACCATCTTTATGTCTCCCCTTATGTCCTGCGGGGCGCGGTTGCCGGTATACGCTTTATTTGCTGCGGCTTTTTTCGGGGAGCAGGCCGGGCTGATTGTGTTCTCCCTGTATTTAATCGGGATTATTCTGGCGGTCCTTACCGGGCTGATCTTCAGAACTACTGCTTTCCGCGGGGAGGCGAGTCACCTGATCATGGAGCTTCCCACCTATCACGCTCCCCGTTTAAGGCACATCATGCTGCACACGTGGCTGCGGCTCAAGGATTTTATCTTCCGGGCAGGAAAGGTTATAATCCTGGCGGTTCTGGTGCTCGGCTTTTTAAGCAGTTTTGGTGTAGACGGCAGTATCGGAAACCAGGACAGCGAGAAATCGGTCATGGCTTTGCTGGGGAAAAAACTGACCCCGGTCTTTGGACCCATGGGTGTGGAGCGGGATAACTGGCCTGCGGCGGTGGGCCTGTTTACCGGTGTTTTTGCCAAGGAATCCATCGTGGGTACCCTCAACGGACTCTATTCCCAGCTTGATGCTGCCCCGGCAAATGATGACGGTCAGGATTCGGAGGATGGCTTTTTCCTGCTTGCCGGGATTCGTAATGCCCTGCTCTCCATACCCGCCGGAACGGCAGGCGCCCTGGGTTTCGGTGACGATGAGGAAGAAGACCCCAGGAGTTTTCATCTGCTGCAGCGCCGTTTTACCGCTGCCCAGGCGTATGCTTATCTGCTTTTTGTGCTTGTCTATTTTCCCTGTCTGGCTGTCGTTGCTACGGTTATCAGGGAGATCGGAAGCTTATATACGCTGCTTTTTGTTACCTACCACACCCTTATGGCCTGGATTGTTGCCACCCTCTTTTATCAGGTCGCGGAAGGTCATCAGCTTGCCTGGATGCTTGTTCCGCTGCTCTTCTTTGGAGGTCTCTACCTGATCCTCTGCCTGATGGGACTTAAAAAAGGCCAAGCTCCCGCAGCATAA
- a CDS encoding FeoA family protein, with translation MESGINNLNHQLIPLSDVRPGTDVVIRAFRGGRGMRQRLLDLGVVPGERIRVIRGGRGMPHVLMVKTSKIMLGHGIVRHILVSPPAAGDPENGPE, from the coding sequence ATGGAATCCGGTATCAATAACCTGAACCATCAGCTCATTCCTCTTTCCGATGTACGCCCCGGAACGGATGTGGTTATCCGTGCTTTTCGCGGCGGCAGAGGTATGCGGCAACGTCTGCTTGATCTGGGTGTGGTACCCGGAGAGAGAATCCGGGTTATCCGCGGAGGCAGGGGCATGCCCCATGTTCTTATGGTAAAGACCTCAAAGATCATGCTTGGCCATGGTATTGTCCGGCATATTCTGGTCAGCCCCCCCGCTGCAGGGGACCCGGAAAACGGGCCGGAATAG
- a CDS encoding ATP-binding protein, which translates to MNTFHPQRALGLTERRTDSAVQTQRKHLLSLDSQLIQPAVSFIQEGLVILNTDLQILFANPAFLTLALAGTEEEVIGKRIGEAIDCINASASPGGCGTFEECSACMVLSSLANTDTQRHDTSATVFRKSKKAFHLQVTSSRVHIADKEYIIAVLRQVNQEERKTALERIFYHDILNFAGGLKGLLELLYKNYLQKQRQNDAEESEMDDLWNITILTSARIVEEIQTQQDFSKAERNELALNISPIHTGSFFQELRNWFTVYELSEEGQIRQAEGFEELEFASDPVILRRVFINLIKNALEAAPRGSAVVLDSRKTSWGVLLSVQNQGLMSKEVQRSLFRQTFSTKGTSRGFGSYSVKLLTEQYLRGSVSFVSDNEHQTVFQVRLPWTINL; encoded by the coding sequence TTGAATACCTTTCATCCGCAGCGAGCCCTTGGACTGACTGAACGCCGGACGGATTCAGCAGTACAGACACAGCGAAAACATCTGCTCAGCCTGGATAGTCAATTAATCCAACCCGCCGTCAGTTTTATTCAGGAAGGGCTGGTTATCCTGAACACGGACCTGCAGATCCTCTTTGCCAATCCAGCGTTTCTTACCCTTGCTCTGGCAGGAACCGAGGAAGAGGTAATCGGCAAGAGGATCGGAGAAGCCATTGACTGCATCAACGCCTCTGCCTCGCCGGGAGGCTGCGGAACATTCGAAGAGTGTTCGGCCTGCATGGTGCTATCATCCCTGGCAAATACAGATACGCAGCGGCACGATACATCTGCCACGGTCTTCAGAAAATCAAAAAAGGCCTTCCATCTGCAGGTTACCTCTTCCCGGGTCCATATAGCAGACAAGGAATACATAATCGCCGTACTGCGTCAGGTGAACCAGGAAGAGCGGAAAACCGCCCTGGAGAGAATCTTCTATCATGACATCCTGAATTTTGCAGGGGGTTTAAAGGGTTTGCTTGAACTTCTTTACAAAAACTACCTTCAGAAGCAAAGACAGAACGATGCGGAAGAATCCGAAATGGATGATCTGTGGAATATCACCATCCTGACCTCCGCCCGCATCGTAGAAGAGATCCAGACCCAGCAGGATTTCTCCAAAGCCGAGCGCAACGAGCTTGCACTGAATATCTCGCCCATACATACGGGCAGCTTTTTCCAGGAGCTGCGGAACTGGTTCACCGTCTACGAACTCTCCGAAGAGGGGCAGATCCGGCAGGCCGAGGGTTTTGAGGAGCTCGAGTTTGCCAGCGACCCGGTTATCCTGAGGCGGGTCTTTATCAACCTGATAAAAAACGCCCTGGAGGCAGCGCCGAGAGGCTCGGCGGTAGTCCTTGATTCCCGGAAAACCTCCTGGGGTGTACTGCTGAGCGTTCAGAACCAGGGACTTATGTCAAAAGAGGTTCAGCGCAGCCTGTTCCGGCAGACCTTCAGCACAAAAGGCACAAGCCGGGGATTCGGCAGCTACAGCGTAAAGCTGCTTACCGAACAGTACCTGCGGGGGTCGGTGAGTTTTGTATCCGACAATGAACACCAGACAGTTTTTCAGGTAAGGCTTCCATGGACAATCAACTTGTAG
- a CDS encoding DUF401 family protein, with the protein MDNQLVVSLLAVPALWKIGLSLALILLIQKFTRSLLAGVVAGSVLLAFWAGHSPDSALEIMLKSTFTFDGMMLLAVIVLVILLSSQMAKSGMMTELVAAVQKRLNRRASVALLPALIGLLPMPGGALFSAPLIDDCDRDKAVPPIEKTRANYWFRHIWEFWWPLYPGVLLTIELSGLRIRQLMVVMFPLTLISVLSGYLFILRRIPKDHAVHVTEAGHHAAGQILPLLSPVLIVIATYLSFMVFLPGTEHLSKYLPMVCGLTLAVGFVQFRRPQNVKTWKEMLLSRRILSMVAIVAVIRIYGAYIENPLPDGSSLIVLLRSELAAQGIPAGLLIILLPFIAALTTGLTIGFVGASFPVVLSLLGPEPTALQIMQILPFAYGVGFMGMMLSPVHVCLLVTNEHFGTGLTASIRALIAPVAFTALGIIVVGGLWLLV; encoded by the coding sequence ATGGACAATCAACTTGTAGTCTCTTTGCTGGCAGTACCGGCACTCTGGAAAATCGGCCTCTCCCTGGCCCTGATTCTGCTTATTCAGAAATTCACCCGCTCCCTGCTTGCAGGTGTCGTGGCAGGATCCGTCCTTCTGGCATTCTGGGCCGGGCACAGCCCGGATTCAGCGCTGGAGATAATGCTGAAAAGCACCTTTACCTTTGACGGCATGATGCTGCTGGCGGTTATTGTGCTGGTTATTCTGCTCTCCAGCCAAATGGCAAAAAGCGGCATGATGACCGAGCTCGTGGCGGCGGTGCAGAAACGGCTTAACCGCCGCGCCTCGGTAGCCCTGCTTCCAGCCCTTATAGGCCTTTTACCCATGCCCGGGGGTGCCCTTTTTTCCGCGCCCTTGATAGACGACTGCGACAGGGACAAAGCGGTCCCGCCCATAGAAAAGACCCGGGCCAACTACTGGTTCCGCCATATATGGGAGTTCTGGTGGCCCCTCTACCCCGGAGTGCTGCTGACCATTGAACTGTCGGGCCTGCGCATCCGGCAGCTGATGGTCGTAATGTTCCCCCTGACTTTGATTTCCGTTCTTTCCGGATACCTGTTTATTCTGCGCCGGATTCCGAAGGACCATGCCGTCCATGTTACCGAGGCAGGGCATCATGCCGCCGGGCAGATCCTGCCCCTCTTGAGTCCGGTGCTGATCGTTATAGCAACATACCTGAGCTTCATGGTTTTTCTGCCCGGCACAGAACATTTGAGCAAATACCTTCCCATGGTCTGCGGCCTTACCCTGGCAGTGGGTTTTGTGCAGTTCCGCCGTCCCCAGAACGTCAAAACCTGGAAGGAGATGCTGCTCTCCCGCAGGATCCTCTCCATGGTGGCCATTGTGGCGGTAATCCGCATCTACGGAGCCTACATCGAGAACCCCCTTCCCGACGGCTCATCACTGATCGTGCTGCTCCGCAGCGAGCTTGCCGCCCAGGGGATCCCGGCAGGGCTCCTGATAATCCTTTTACCCTTTATTGCCGCCCTGACCACAGGCCTTACCATCGGCTTTGTGGGGGCCAGTTTTCCGGTGGTTCTGAGCCTGCTGGGCCCCGAGCCGACGGCCCTTCAGATCATGCAGATCCTGCCCTTTGCCTACGGCGTTGGATTCATGGGAATGATGCTCTCCCCTGTGCATGTGTGCCTGCTGGTTACCAATGAGCACTTCGGCACCGGCCTGACTGCAAGCATACGGGCCCTGATTGCACCAGTCGCCTTTACGGCTTTGGGGATTATTGTTGTCGGGGGGCTGTGGTTGCTGGTGTAG
- a CDS encoding phospholipase D-like domain-containing protein yields MESELKREILSSDGRCRLVSFIKWTGIRIFTDVLKAAVDNGTKLRVITTSYMGATDQKAVDFLASLPNTKVHLSYNTDRERLHAKAYLFLRNSGFDTGYIGSSNLSRSAFTNGLEWNLKVTTQEIPHIINKFKSTFETYWASPDFEPYHVDDETHRERLKKALLIERNCEHSPEENLFFLILNHTPIRRIFLNDCMWKELFTTDIAT; encoded by the coding sequence TTGGAATCAGAACTGAAACGGGAGATTCTCTCTTCCGACGGGAGATGCCGGCTTGTTTCCTTTATAAAATGGACAGGAATTCGGATTTTCACCGATGTGCTAAAAGCAGCTGTCGATAATGGAACAAAACTGCGGGTTATTACAACTTCGTACATGGGTGCGACAGATCAAAAGGCGGTAGACTTTCTTGCAAGCCTTCCCAATACAAAAGTTCATCTGAGCTACAACACCGATCGTGAGCGTCTGCATGCAAAGGCCTATCTTTTTTTACGTAACTCTGGTTTTGATACCGGATATATTGGTTCTTCAAATCTCTCTCGTTCCGCTTTTACGAACGGTCTTGAATGGAATCTCAAAGTTACAACGCAAGAGATCCCCCACATTATCAATAAGTTTAAATCAACCTTTGAAACCTATTGGGCTTCACCAGATTTTGAGCCATACCATGTAGATGATGAAACTCATCGTGAAAGATTAAAGAAGGCTCTTCTGATTGAGCGGAACTGTGAACACTCACCCGAAGAAAACTTGTTCTTTTTGATATTGAACCACACCCCTATCAGAAGGATATTCCTGAACGACTGCATGTGGAAAGAACTATTCACAACCGATATCGCAACTTAG
- a CDS encoding DEAD/DEAH box helicase, protein MERTIHNRYRNLVVAATGTGKTVISAFDFRAFYKKNPSARLLYVAHREEILRQARATFRAVLLQQTFGELWVGGNQPEHFRQLFVTVQILNCRIESLDINPEYFDFIVVDEVHHITAESYRPILNRFNPRILLGLTATPERHDGTDICEDFCGVIAAEIRLPEAINLRYLCPFQYFGVADPVDLSNVHWVKGRYLPSELTKIYMANDQRVGHILRSMEEIIGDLNSIKALAFCVSQDHAKFMAEKFLLKGIKAAVLTSKNSTDRTKLRDYLVRGEINILCVVDIFNKGIDIPEIDTALFLSPTESLTIFLQQLGRGLRLVDGKECLTVLDFVGNAHAEYDFSQKFRALVGKSHISIVDEVQDGFPHLPLGCSIVLHKQAKEVIHSIHYIS, encoded by the coding sequence GTGGAAAGAACTATTCACAACCGATATCGCAACTTAGTAGTAGCTGCAACGGGGACAGGAAAAACAGTTATCTCTGCCTTTGACTTCCGGGCTTTTTATAAGAAAAACCCTTCTGCACGCTTACTGTATGTTGCTCATCGTGAGGAAATTCTTCGCCAGGCAAGAGCGACATTCAGAGCCGTTTTGCTTCAACAAACTTTTGGTGAATTATGGGTTGGCGGAAATCAGCCTGAACATTTCAGGCAGCTTTTTGTAACTGTTCAAATTCTGAACTGCCGCATTGAGTCATTAGATATTAATCCGGAATATTTTGATTTTATCGTAGTTGATGAGGTCCATCATATTACAGCAGAAAGCTATCGCCCTATTTTGAACCGGTTTAACCCAAGGATTCTGCTTGGACTAACAGCCACCCCAGAACGCCATGATGGTACCGACATTTGTGAAGATTTCTGTGGTGTAATTGCAGCAGAAATTCGCTTACCTGAAGCAATTAATCTTCGCTATCTTTGCCCTTTTCAATATTTTGGCGTTGCAGATCCTGTTGATCTTTCAAATGTTCACTGGGTAAAAGGCCGATATCTGCCTTCTGAATTGACAAAGATTTATATGGCCAATGACCAACGCGTTGGGCATATCCTTCGTTCCATGGAAGAGATTATTGGTGATCTAAACTCAATCAAGGCGCTTGCATTTTGTGTTTCCCAGGACCATGCAAAGTTCATGGCAGAAAAATTTCTTCTCAAAGGGATCAAAGCAGCTGTCTTAACGAGTAAAAATTCCACAGATCGAACAAAACTTCGTGACTATCTGGTCAGAGGAGAAATAAATATTTTATGTGTGGTAGATATTTTCAATAAAGGTATTGATATACCTGAAATTGATACGGCTCTCTTTCTTAGTCCAACCGAAAGTCTCACCATATTCCTTCAGCAGTTAGGTCGGGGACTTCGTCTAGTTGATGGTAAAGAATGCTTAACTGTTCTTGATTTTGTTGGGAATGCTCACGCTGAATACGATTTTTCTCAAAAATTCCGTGCGCTTGTTGGAAAGTCTCATATATCGATCGTTGATGAAGTGCAAGACGGTTTTCCGCATCTACCACTTGGCTGTTCGATCGTTCTTCATAAACAGGCAAAAGAAGTTATTCACAGCATACATTACATAAGCTGA
- a CDS encoding DUF3427 domain-containing protein: MILNSTWNQSNEIENQMALMAHYDFWQKPGREFGFTSIDESLSALLQDCQLQTECLVVINQLIERLETDEIPMNIGFPTAVYLHARYSRDEILSAFGENQFDNKTSNREGVVEIKSLNCELLLVTLQKTEKKFSPTTLYHDYAISEVLFHWQSQNSARPDKGKGLSYIQHKVLGKKIILFVREQSEDEYGRAMGFINLGPGSLESYYGSHPMNITWRLENPLPPYLWNDAAKLSVG, translated from the coding sequence ATGATTCTGAACAGTACATGGAATCAATCGAATGAAATAGAAAACCAAATGGCTCTGATGGCTCACTACGACTTTTGGCAGAAACCGGGACGGGAGTTTGGCTTTACTTCTATAGATGAATCGCTGAGTGCTTTACTGCAAGACTGTCAACTACAGACAGAGTGCTTGGTTGTAATCAATCAGCTTATAGAACGGTTGGAAACAGATGAAATACCAATGAATATTGGATTTCCAACTGCAGTGTATCTTCATGCCCGTTATTCCCGTGATGAAATTTTATCTGCTTTCGGTGAAAATCAGTTTGATAATAAAACCAGTAATCGCGAAGGTGTTGTAGAAATCAAATCGTTAAATTGTGAACTTCTGTTAGTAACACTTCAGAAGACAGAAAAGAAGTTTTCACCTACAACGCTCTACCATGACTACGCCATCAGCGAAGTTCTCTTTCATTGGCAATCTCAAAATTCTGCCCGCCCGGATAAAGGAAAAGGATTGTCATATATTCAGCACAAAGTACTCGGTAAAAAAATTATTCTTTTTGTGCGCGAGCAAAGCGAAGATGAGTACGGTCGAGCAATGGGCTTTATAAATCTTGGCCCTGGCAGCCTTGAATCCTATTATGGCAGCCATCCGATGAACATTACCTGGCGTTTAGAAAACCCGCTGCCGCCATATCTGTGGAATGATGCAGCAAAACTATCAGTGGGATAA